Sequence from the Microplitis demolitor isolate Queensland-Clemson2020A chromosome 7, iyMicDemo2.1a, whole genome shotgun sequence genome:
GGGGACAATTTTGCCGGCATTTGCAGATAGCAGCTGTTTGctaaacgataaaaataattattgccaCAGCTTTAAAATAGATgactttaaaaactataaattagaaaaaatataaaatatgtttctTTACTTCTTAAAAGGTCTATAagtatacttataaaaaattattcaaatagcAAACAAAATGGTGCATCGGGACTGAGGAGGAAAAGCGGTGACATAACACCAACTTTTTTAGGatagattaattataatataaaactataaagAACTTCTATGATTTGTTGGAATTTTCCAGTTGATTCTTCAATAGATATCAGCTCCCCTGTATCTGTTCCAGCAATTACTCGCATACAATTAGAATTTGCAGCTGGATAAAACTTTCGATTATATTCAATTCGTTGATAATGATCGTATACTACGACAGTTGTTATTCTTTTTTCGCTTGTCCAtgaatttctataaataaaagtatattttatttttaaagtaaattatactaattattgtaattaagttcacaagttatttttacttgatcttcattggaaatattttagaatttaaaatgataatattttgtattttcattGGGACGATATAAATGTCagctggaataaaaaaattttttgtaatttaaatttatatataaatttatatgataacTTACTGGTGACAGAGCTGTAAGAAATAGATATAGGATCAACATTAGATGGAAGaacaataacatttatttgttttccaGTAGCAGAAGATAAAATACTTATTGTATgatcataattattactgaCGACAATACGAATTGGATGGATTAGATTTTGggttgacaataaaatatttggttTCGcactgagaaaataaataatttttaatacttattatttaaaattattattttaagacctTACGTAAGTggagagtaaaataaataaagctggtgcgtgtaaaaaaaagttaattttgttccTAGAGTTACTAGTGATGATGATTCATTAATTGCCATTGAAGTTATTGCTCCAAGATTTGAAAAAGACTCagatttatctttaaaattacagCTCCATACTTGAAGAATATTGTCTGTGGACGTGGTAATGAAACCACAAATTGAAGGATGAGAGATAATTGTCTTCACTGCACCTTTATGGCCGGCTAAGTAACTAAATACTTTGTCTAAATTTATTGTCCATGctgaaactaaaattaatcattaagtctactataataataatgttaataattaaaataaatataccatTGCCTAATTGATCACCGGTAATGATCCATTTACTTGCAGGTTGATAATAAAGAGCTGTAATTGCCGATGCGGAagcgtttattttttttgataaaaacttAACTGGAAGACTTGTGTCTTCATCTTCGTCTGGGTTCAAtggtataatatatattgtcgTTAAATAAGATCCCGCTAATTTTAATGGTGAATATAtatcaattgttattaatgAGGAGCATTGTATTGACCATACAGATCCGTAGTTATCAtccatcatatttatttttggatcacactcgaaagttaatttaaatttattttttaaatatctctggatattattattatcattattattattattattattattattattattattattattattattattattattattattattattatttaattataaataaatataatgcaTACAGTGACATTGATAAGACCGATGACAATAAATTGatcataagaaaaaattaaattttcaattttagattcatttcttattgtttgtattgatttaaatttttgatccaGGAGCCAAATAGTTTCATAATGAGGAGCATAGCatgcaaataatttaatactttcacaccaaattattttcgaaaataacaTACTAGGGCTCAGAATAAATGAAGGATGGATTACTTGTCCGTCTAATAAATatctgtgaatttttaaaccgTCATCGAGTACAAGAAATTcctttgagaaaaataattcaaatgtttaataataaaatactaagtGTACTAATAATTTCTACAAATGAACGTACTTTGCTGTCAGTGCAATAACAAAtatctagaaatttttcaaaaacttttgttgaggatattaattttaagccgCTGTATGATTTCATTTCTTCTTTACCTTTAATTActtcattgtattttttttctttggatttttttgtagtttccAATTTAAACgctgacattttattttttttttaagaagcAAAGTTATTGTTATCAAGAATTGTGAGTTAAAAAATCAGGTTAATTACTTATGATTAATCAGATTGTCATATTTTATCACAATCGATCTGAAActcgtttgttttttttttttttttatttattcgataaagttcaaaaattaaaattttataaatacgaATGTAACTGataagtgaaaattaaaaaaatttagaataaataaataaaatgtatgtaaGATAAGAGACCCAGaacccgatcagggaactgGTACCAGAGAACTACTAACGCAGGACCCGCAtgcatacaaaaatattattactgtttttaaaatattttattcattataattaataagatatCAACAAtgacttaatatatatatatatatatatatatatatatatatatatatatatatatatagtatatagacaaatcctagactcaGCCTAGtcaaaacttagaaaaatttattttgctgagaatcctagacaaatcctagactaatcctagagaaaacttagaaaaatttatttctctgacaatcctagacaaatcctagagaaaacttagagaaattcATTTCTTGGGTTACGTTTTCATTCATTGTCATGCAAATGGattgtgaaaaaatcgagaagctctattatttatatttaagggtcgaagagaaagaaaaattttaaataaaaaattcaaatttcgatcatttttgatattttcaaaattcgtaagcgacctctgaaaattttttatcgaactgatttttggagaggcttcttaaaacatcgtaaaccaacaaattttcataagagacttaaaaaaaaaatagtcagtttttttgggccaccttaatatatatatatatatatatatatatatcgtttttaatttttggtggGTCAACTTACCTCAGTAAGagatataagtaaatatttaaaaaaatttaccaagtgcatatacaaaaattaacgCGGGTTTTTTAAACCAAAAGTAGTTTTCGTCAATACCGAtttcatgtaaaaataaataaaaaaaacaaaaacatttttccaGATGTTTTTCCCCTCTCTTCATGgtcacaaatataaataaataattcagcaGACacaagtgtaaaaaatttcaaggcCATTCAACACACAAAATACTTAACTTGCAACACGTTAATCTAGAAacatctaattttttaaatagtgtGTGTTCTGTCCAACAGTAAGCAACCAGCATCAACATCAGTATAAAATATCCAAGACAACCTGAAGTGCAGGACGTTCTTTGTCTTCAATACGTTCATTAACCTATcgcaatacatatataaacatacctatatacatacatatttataaaaaaacttgtgactctaaaatatgtaaattttttaagcacgAGATTTAGAGCTCCAAGCTTGGATTGGATCCATTCAATCAACGCACATCCAAGAACCGAGTGCTCGAATTTATTTCATCACATCTTCCAACCCAACTGAAAGCTCCAACTAAAGTTCTGTCATACAGTAAAATCTTTTGTTCGTAAGGTAAAAGCTCTGGTGATGTGAGCGAATGCTTTGTTCGATTGACGTTTAGACTTCGACTTGCAACTGTCAGTGTTtggtgtgaaaaataaaaaaatacagttgGCAAGAAGTTGGTTCTGGTGTTCTCTCACCTAACAAGTCACTGTCTATTTTTACAACAGAGACCAGGATCGATGAATTTTTGTGTGTAAATTAACTTGAAATAGACCACGCGATCTTCAGTCTTCTCTGCTGCGTATTTATAACGTAAATAGAGCGATGAAAGTTGCTATTGAGGTTAACGAGTCGTTGGGCAAACAACTTGAGTGCTTGATttgtcatttatattttattgttgttgcTAATTATCTAGCAATCAGTTGTcattagatatatatttatttttttttactgattacAAAGGTATTACTAAAGATTCAAAACTGATAAATCTGTACAGTGTTTATCCAGTCATAATGGATGACGAAACGGATATTTTAATGCCATTTATTAATCGGATTTATTCAATGGCAAGAATTGGTATGTCAATGACATTGTACACCTTGTTGAGTGATAAGACTGAGGAACaagtaaattcaataataaaccaggtaattattatttttatttacccaaaaaaatattttttttaagtttgtaattttcatttactccaataaattttttgaattttgatactgaagttagcaaactaaattataaaaaaaatatatattattcaaaattgcacatatagtttttttcattttctacatgtgcattttttttttttttttgtttttttggagttgatttgttgaaaaaaaaaaatccgaaaattgtcgATTGTCTGTCAGTTTAAAAATCATCgcattatgataaaaaatattttttgcccaagatcattttttttgtgtactaAAACCAGGTACTTTGTTTTTACTACCAactgtcaaataatttttgatgaataattgctttaaattgtatactttataaataatttatttaatataaatagattTGGCATTAAATTCATCATAGAACTCAATGTTAGTTTAATTGACACGtgtgtataataaaatttgtcttgtcGCTGGCAATTATTCAAACGACCTTTGtgtattaaattcttttaaacaAAGAGAgttagtattaaatttattattgtattttttatcagaaagtTTTGGATGAAGATGGACAAAAAAGTACGCCGCTGATAATAGCAGCGCGCTATGGCCATGACAGAGTAGTCAAAatgtttattgataaatttaaaatggatATTGAACAGGAGGGAACTGTCAAATTTGATGGATATGTCATTGAAGGAGCAAGTGCACTTTGGTGTGCAGCaggtatatattttacatatttaatttaattcaattaattaattaatgaaaaattattgtgattcGGTGatgcaataaaaatgattgttgttttatattttgaatttgaagcAAAAGCTTCTTTCAGGTGCGGGGCATCTCAGTGTTGTAAAGACTCTGGTTAAAGCTGGAGCTGACGTAAATCATCCGACTCACACTAATTCTACGCCTCTGAGAGCGGCGTGTTTTGATGGAAGACTtgatattgttaattatttaattgagcaTAATGCTGATATTCATATTGCTAACAAATATAACAATACTTGTCTTATGATTGCTGCTCATAAAGGACATCTTGATGtcgtaagtttttttatttattcaatttatcgtggtcatatttatttttagtcaagtgaaaaattttccatcgGAAATTTCCgtcagaaaaaaagtttgattggttttttgcaaatatctttgtaaatatcgaagtattcaaaaaattataagagacctttttcgTAGAGttttgaatttcctacaaaaaaggtatcctgtagtttttttttaaatcgaataGCTGTTGAGATATTTTGAGTTGAAAACTGCCTGTCTATGCGACTGtcaaagattaattttttttttcttgggatTTCAGGTGACATTTTTACTTGAACATAAAGCGGATCCAAATGTAAAAGCTCTTTGTGGAGCAACAGCTTTACATTTCGCAGCAGAGTGGGGTCATGTTAACATAGTAACAGAGTTACTAAAATTTGGAGCTAAAATGACTAAGAATAACAGCGGGATGACGCCTTTGATTGCTGCTGCTGATCGCACACGTGCTAATATCGTCGAATGTTTTATTGAAGAAATGGATATTAGTCGGGAGGATAAAATAGAAGCTTATGAATTACTCGGTGCATCATTTGCTAAtgataaagataattattgtttatcaaGTGCTtataaatatcttcataaagcAATGGAACTaaggtattaattatttatttaagcataaaaaaaaagaaagcaaAACATCAGtgtggtatttttatttcagatacGCGGATCCGACAAATATAAtacgtaaaaaattgaatgaacCCGTGTCGGCTTACGACAATTGGAGAGAGAGTGAGACTATGCAAAGACTTGAGAGTATTAAGAATGACGCCAATGCTATTCATATGGAATCGTTGGCTATCAGAGAAAGAATACTGGGTACTCATAATCCAGAAGTACCACAGCCGATTATTTATAGAGGTGCTGTACTTGCTGATAATGCGAGATTTGATAGATGCATTGATTTATGGCTTCATGCTTTACACCTCAGACAGCAAAACGATACATCTGTCGTCAAAGATCTTTTACGATTTGcccaagtaattaaattatttatttaatatttatattattaacgtgataaaaatttaattatatttatacccTAGGTGTTCTCACAAATGATTCATGTTGGAGTGGATTTACAGTTCACACAAGTTATGAATGTACTTGAGTCAAGTGTAACGGAATTGAGTaggaataaattgaaaataaataatacggaTGCTGATGAAATTGAACAGTATCttgtaagttaattttttgaatatatttttataatttatttaaatataaagaaaattaaccCTGGGTGTATACCTATACTTTTCGAGACACGGTTTTTGCACTGGGTATTTTAGGGAACAGTCAAGTTCTAAAAGTTTCTAGGCTttcaaaaaatctgaaaaaatatcTGGATTATTTCTTGAAGTGCCTGATACATGGCCCAGAAGTTGCTAAagtcaaaagtttaaaattgctgccaaaaatttaagaataataaaaaaaaaacggaatatttctaaaaattgacTGTTCTAGGACCAAGGATACATACGCAGTGTTAATAAAACtcttatatttgttatttattttaatctgtaGGATGAAACAGAATCTAATATAACGTCagcattatatattttgacaaTTCTTGTTAAATTAATGGCATTGAACCAAAAATCATATGATgagaaagatataaaaaaGGCGCGTTATCTTGTGTACAAATTGTGCGCGTTAAAAATGACTTTACGTGATGGTCAAACTTTGCTTCATCTTGCGGTTAATGCTAACACGCCAGTTGATGATTTTCACACCAATGACGTTTGCAAGtaagttttcatttattattgatttaataatttaaaaaatgacttttttaaatttattttttatagattccCGTGTTGTGCGACAGCCAAACTATTAATTGAGTGTGGCGCGGATGTTAATGCGATGGATAATGATAGAAATACTCCATTGCATGTTATAGTTGCTTATGAAAAGCCTATcaggtatttaaatttatgtaataattatttattggtttataaataagtatatttatgtatatgttttttttagtgactttTTGACATTGCACGGTATTGTTGTGGAGCTTATTAATGCTGGAGCTCATGTTGATACAGTAAATAGTGAAGGAAAAACTCCTTACGATGCAGCAACaactggtaattttttttttttgtttaataaaataaaagatctaATTATTGACAGGGTACCAATTATTGACAAAACTTTTATCAACATCTTGAAGCGCCAGTATTTCGAAccgggtttatttttattgaggtttaaattaatattgcgagtatatctaatatatattaataacataaatattttttaaaatatttacgacCCGAGGAAAAATTTCTAGTTTAGGAAATTAAAGATTGAatagaaaaacattttttgacgtatttgaaaattcaaagtttttaaaaattatatgacgTTAATAATTGGTACCGCGTCAACGATTGAAgttttactgtatttaaaattactaaggtttgttttaaaattattgtcaaataGGAGTTGCTGAAATAGTATTAAGATCACAAACACAACTGTCACTAAAATGTATGGCGGCAAAAGCTGTAAAAACATACGGCCTATCTTATACTGGATATGTTCCGCGTTCTCTTGAAAGTTTTATTGAACTTCATGGTCCAGGACTAAATCaaggataataattattattagtaataactatttttaatgttataatatttaaagtaacaCGAATTTGATAATCGACtgtttttcaatattattattattatcgttattattattatatttttttctgtaaataaaatgtaagatattaattatttgataaaataaaaataatataactacgaattaatttaagtaatttaatgagtgtgaatataaaatttaaatacttgaaaaataaattattgtggtctaaaaaaaaacactcaagtgtttgaacaaaccttggtgaggaaataatatgcagaagggtgtcctcaTATAATTGGAGATTcgaattaaattgctccaagtgtactGCAGCTAAACAAACGTCACTTGACTGTTATTTTCCAttagacgatgccagatgatttcgCTTAGGAACTAGGAAGTTATCAGCGTCAGCAATTcgcaacactttacactagcactaacactcaacacttaacgacaccacagacactttgcacaatttaaattttacaaacactgcacattttaattaaacagttACCatgagcaataaattttatggataatttCGCGAACTAACTACAAAACTgtgtttcaatttaaatgtaaagaaGAATCTGCGCTACTACTGCCATTGCTAATTATAAAGACTATCGCTATTGAACCGCCAGTTGATACAGAACAATCGATTTTGCGATTATTCGACcactttagcaaaaatttgaacgttGAATACAGCAACGCGCAGTAGCGCCATCAgcgcgaaattttaaaattgaaatttaataattttattaaaatttaattttgtgaataattatattaattaactcgaaattttttattttcatcaataatttattaattatttttattatttacgcggtaaatttaataacgtcTGCTACACTCACATTcatagtaatttatatattgatatttaaatattagaagTATTAAGTTCAACCATAGGGAGCggtagtgatttttttttaaatggaaatataaaaagtttaggttatatagaaatatattaagTTGTGTTGAGTGTAAACACACGTGGGTGTTTCAAATCATTATTGAattgtgaattattatttaaagtaataaatataataaagtaaatatgaAAGTTAAAGATTTGCGTAAAAATCCACTGAGCCGTAAAAAGCCAGAAAAAGATGATGatggtgtaaaaataaaggaagAGACAAGTGATAAAGATGATAATAAGGTTAGATTTCCATCGGACActaattttaatcatataaaatgcAAAGCTGTAAGGCAAATGAAAGTCCAGAAGATGATGAAGGCCAAGGCCAAGGCGAAAAAAGAGGCCAAGAAGGCCCGCATCCAAGAAGGAGCTCCAAAAGGTGTCACCCATACCATTGAAAGTCTCAGAGAAAAAGATGAGACCATGATCAAAGGTGATCTAGATGATGAAGAGAATGCTGAGCTGAAAGCTGAGTTAATGAATGATGAATTTGCTGCTTATTATCAGAAAGATTACGAACCAAAAGTTCTGATAACTTATTCTGACAACCCTACGAGAAAAACAAGAATCTTTGGTCGTGAATTAACGCGAATTATTCCCAACTCAATTTCTCTTTATCGTAATCGCTcgggtgttaaaaaaatggtaaagtCTGCGACTGCTAGAGGGTTCACtgatattgttattgttaatgaGAATCAATGTCAGCcaagtatgttttttttttttttttatttacgtaaattatttatcctgATACGTCCTGGAAATACgggtgtaaatgtagcagatgTCAGACGAATTcgaaattaagaataaatagagtaaataatttttaaaaaaatatttgtaaaaaatgcacttgttaattttttaattttttaaatgcgcattttttaaaaattttattttattaattacttactttatttataattaattttaaatttgtctgatgtctgctacattcacactcatccTGAAAATAGCagacactaaaaaaatttattttttttaaataaaggaataaaatatttaaaaaaaaaattttcgaaaattgcacatcaaaagcttaaaaaaatttttttcggaatgttataaaaattatattttatttacaggtgatatgtttataaaaattaaaaaattgtgtgaTGACTGCTACTTTCAGTGTCATGAAAGttgtagacaattaaaaatttttggatctttttttccaacattaaattatgaaaaaaaaaaaaactaaaaatatgcacattcagaaaattaaaaaaaaactatggctgcaattttttgaaatattttttttttataatttatcactttgaaaaaaatctaaaaattattagataccGGCCAACTTCAATATCATTAtctcagtaattttttgatttttttaaaaacgataattaaaaaaaaaattgcacctatagatgttttaattttctacatatgcatttttcagttttattttttttttttgcgattgatttgttgaaaaaaaaatccgaaaattttgaattgtctgCTAACCAGGATCATTTCATgctgacaataataaattatttttttttttgtttttagatgGTATGCTGGTTATTCATTTACCAGATGGTCCAACAGCGTTATTTAAACTCagtaatgttaaaataactcCTGAATTGAAGCGTAGTCACAAAGAAATTACAACTCACAGACCggaagttattttaaataatttttctacacGATTGGGGCATACTATTGGCCGTATGCTGGGTGCTCTCTTTCACTATCAGCCGGAATTTAAAGGTCGTAGAGCTGTTACTTTTCATAATCAAcgtgattatatatttttcagacATCACAGGTAtacttatacttatattttaatatttaatttaatttactttattgtaaaggaatttttttatttaattaacttttttttagatatgaGTTTGATTTAGAAAAAGGTAAAGCTAAATTACGTGAACTGGGACCAAGATTCACTTTGAAATTACGATCACTTCAACACGGAACCTTTGATAGTAAATACGGAGAGTATGAATGGATTATTCAGGGTCGTCGTCATGCTTTGGAAACAAGTAGAAGAAAATTCTTCttgtaattttcattttttttattgtccttAAAAAACTTATAGACTATaaggattaattataaataaaaaataataaagtagaaattattgaattttaaaattgactacTCTGATTTATCGGAAGATGACGATGACTTTCGTGGCTTGACGAGTGTCGTTACTCTGGAGATAAAACTTTCGTATGTTAAATTTGTACGTTTTAAAACGTAAGCCGCTGCATTGAGTCCTCCCATACTTatagataaagttttttttactctaaataAATCTGAGGCTGATTTTAAAgcctaaatatttaaaaaaatttgaatatttgattaattaattattaattattaattacattaaattaaaacagtgAACTTACCACAGTAATACTTCGTCGATCGTAAGTTAATAAAACTAATCGTccatatttcattttaacaacaCGACCTAGTTCtagtaagtattttttatactgaacTCGATTGTCTGACATCGATCCCATTCTTTTACCAAACGgctgtaaaataaattcatttattaattaatttaattacgtaATTAAATATCCAGAAATTAAATCGTtaagacaaaatatttaacaatacaAAAGCTAAATATGATATTCCAACAcctcaagtttaaaaaaatttaaatatcacatGAACTAAATATACTAATATactagatatatttataaaaatttattctgtcttttatttatatattttagcttgtggatatttaatttttctactgttaatttatttaaaaataaatattgccagtataaaaatataaaaattaccatgTCTGTTACAAAAGCATCAACATATGAATCtttaaatggtaatttttccaaattccatttaattaaatctgttTTATAAGCTTTCGGTagcattgaaatatttaatcttGATCTTTCCATAGCTTTCTCATGATTATCTCCAccaataataaaagataatggAAATTCTTTTGCTGcctgaatattaaaaaaaaaaaaaaagagtatgaatgtgaattattatattgttaattactaaaattaaatattttacctcAATGGGAATAGATCCGCCACCACACATTGGATCGATAATAATTTCACCGGGTTTGGGTTTAGCTAGTcgcaataaattataacaaattgttGCTCTTAAGGTTGTAGGACCAAAGAACGCGATGTTTCTCCGATGCATTGACTCAGTAGTAACACGTAAATGCAAAATTGTCTCACCGTGAGTTATTTTGTACAAAATTTCCAGCTGATAATCCGTCAAATCAACGATCCAATTATACAAATCATTAAACTCTCCGCCTAAATTAACAGCAACTTCCTGTGATTCAAATGCATGAATTCCGGACCTTTCACAGGATACTCGATAAGACAGGATATCATTTTCATTAGCCGACGCTGGATCTTTGCCTCGTTTCTTTTTACCCGGCACAGATTTTTCATcagctgaattttttttttgctcttctTTTGCTGCCTTATGAGTGTCTACTACTTTTTCATACTCTTCAATAGaaggaaat
This genomic interval carries:
- the LOC103574097 gene encoding probable ribosome production factor 1; translated protein: MKVKDLRKNPLSRKKPEKDDDGVKIKEETSDKDDNKVRFPSDTNFNHIKCKAVRQMKVQKMMKAKAKAKKEAKKARIQEGAPKGVTHTIESLREKDETMIKGDLDDEENAELKAELMNDEFAAYYQKDYEPKVLITYSDNPTRKTRIFGRELTRIIPNSISLYRNRSGVKKMVKSATARGFTDIVIVNENQCQPNGMLVIHLPDGPTALFKLSNVKITPELKRSHKEITTHRPEVILNNFSTRLGHTIGRMLGALFHYQPEFKGRRAVTFHNQRDYIFFRHHRYEFDLEKGKAKLRELGPRFTLKLRSLQHGTFDSKYGEYEWIIQGRRHALETSRRKFFL
- the LOC103574096 gene encoding tRNA (guanine(6)-N2)-methyltransferase THUMP3, whose translation is MSEESKSELEKIFDIAKKDDNLITIGTTVDTGFEWQAIDECREKISQNLRVFKDRGKIYFNIPIDDFYKVEQLKSIDNIYILADVKYYSYNKDDKEYNFKLLKDSLLTNKSQLDKSINAWKKFTKFPGKIFPSIEEYEKVVDTHKAAKEEQKKNSADEKSVPGKKKRGKDPASANENDILSYRVSCERSGIHAFESQEVAVNLGGEFNDLYNWIVDLTDYQLEILYKITHGETILHLRVTTESMHRRNIAFFGPTTLRATICYNLLRLAKPKPGEIIIDPMCGGGSIPIEAAKEFPLSFIIGGDNHEKAMERSRLNISMLPKAYKTDLIKWNLEKLPFKDSYVDAFVTDMPFGKRMGSMSDNRVQYKKYLLELGRVVKMKYGRLVLLTYDRRSITVALKSASDLFRVKKTLSISMGGLNAAAYVLKRTNLTYESFISRVTTLVKPRKSSSSSDKSE
- the LOC103574094 gene encoding protein fem-1 homolog B-like isoform X1; this translates as MDDETDILMPFINRIYSMARIGMSMTLYTLLSDKTEEQVNSIINQKVLDEDGQKSTPLIIAARYGHDRVVKMFIDKFKMDIEQEGTVKFDGYVIEGASALWCAAGAGHLSVVKTLVKAGADVNHPTHTNSTPLRAACFDGRLDIVNYLIEHNADIHIANKYNNTCLMIAAHKGHLDVVTFLLEHKADPNVKALCGATALHFAAEWGHVNIVTELLKFGAKMTKNNSGMTPLIAAADRTRANIVECFIEEMDISREDKIEAYELLGASFANDKDNYCLSSAYKYLHKAMELRYADPTNIIRKKLNEPVSAYDNWRESETMQRLESIKNDANAIHMESLAIRERILGTHNPEVPQPIIYRGAVLADNARFDRCIDLWLHALHLRQQNDTSVVKDLLRFAQVFSQMIHVGVDLQFTQVMNVLESSVTELSRNKLKINNTDADEIEQYLDETESNITSALYILTILVKLMALNQKSYDEKDIKKARYLVYKLCALKMTLRDGQTLLHLAVNANTPVDDFHTNDVCKFPCCATAKLLIECGADVNAMDNDRNTPLHVIVAYEKPISDFLTLHGIVVELINAGAHVDTVNSEGKTPYDAATTGVAEIVLRSQTQLSLKCMAAKAVKTYGLSYTGYVPRSLESFIELHGPGLNQG
- the LOC103574094 gene encoding protein fem-1 homolog B-like isoform X2 translates to MDMSLKEQVHFGVQQQKLLSGAGHLSVVKTLVKAGADVNHPTHTNSTPLRAACFDGRLDIVNYLIEHNADIHIANKYNNTCLMIAAHKGHLDVVTFLLEHKADPNVKALCGATALHFAAEWGHVNIVTELLKFGAKMTKNNSGMTPLIAAADRTRANIVECFIEEMDISREDKIEAYELLGASFANDKDNYCLSSAYKYLHKAMELRYADPTNIIRKKLNEPVSAYDNWRESETMQRLESIKNDANAIHMESLAIRERILGTHNPEVPQPIIYRGAVLADNARFDRCIDLWLHALHLRQQNDTSVVKDLLRFAQVFSQMIHVGVDLQFTQVMNVLESSVTELSRNKLKINNTDADEIEQYLDETESNITSALYILTILVKLMALNQKSYDEKDIKKARYLVYKLCALKMTLRDGQTLLHLAVNANTPVDDFHTNDVCKFPCCATAKLLIECGADVNAMDNDRNTPLHVIVAYEKPISDFLTLHGIVVELINAGAHVDTVNSEGKTPYDAATTGVAEIVLRSQTQLSLKCMAAKAVKTYGLSYTGYVPRSLESFIELHGPGLNQG
- the LOC103574181 gene encoding uncharacterized protein LOC103574181 — protein: MSAFKLETTKKSKEKKYNEVIKGKEEMKSYSGLKLISSTKVFEKFLDICYCTDSKEFLVLDDGLKIHRYLLDGQVIHPSFILSPSMLFSKIIWCESIKLFACYAPHYETIWLLDQKFKSIQTIRNESKIENLIFSYDQFIVIGLINVTRYLKNKFKLTFECDPKINMMDDNYGSVWSIQCSSLITIDIYSPLKLAGSYLTTIYIIPLNPDEDEDTSLPVKFLSKKINASASAITALYYQPASKWIITGDQLGNVSAWTINLDKVFSYLAGHKGAVKTIISHPSICGFITTSTDNILQVWSCNFKDKSESFSNLGAITSMAINESSSLVTLGTKLTFFYTHQLYLFYSPLTAKPNILLSTQNLIHPIRIVVSNNYDHTISILSSATGKQINVIVLPSNVDPISISYSSVTTDIYIVPMKIQNIIILNSKIFPMKIKNSWTSEKRITTVVVYDHYQRIEYNRKFYPAANSNCMRVIAGTDTGELISIEESTGKFQQIIEVLYSFIL